DNA sequence from the Gopherus evgoodei ecotype Sinaloan lineage unplaced genomic scaffold, rGopEvg1_v1.p scaffold_31_arrow_ctg1, whole genome shotgun sequence genome:
ttttaagcattattaataattattttactCTTTAAAATACCAGCTTAATGAGATCGATGGAGTTTTATACCAGAGGTGAACCTGGGCCAATGGTAAAACCAAGTACTTAGCAAGGGTTCAGATGAGAACACAGGCACTGCCCATGTCCCAGCGTGCTCCGGCCTGTGTCATCTCAATAGCTCAGTGGGCTGATGGGTTTGATGAAGGCTGTTTTTCATTGTCCACTAATAGAgtctgattttttgttgttgaaaaaaatccataattgccaaaaaccaaaatattttgtcttGGAAGGGCAGCTGCAATACCTCATGGGAGCTGTCGCTCATTTCCCTCATGTCCCCTTTCTCTTCTATGGGTGAGGATACCTGACTGGACTACATTCCTCGTGATGCACTATGGTGAGAGGTTCTGTTCATTTTCTGCCTCGCTCTCTCTCCAAGAGGGGAAAagtgtggtgcattatgggaaacGTAGTCCAACCCTGGTCTATAATAGCAAATGGGGGGCTTGAGGCACCTAAacaacaactcccatgaggcatcacaaaagcatttccaaaacaaaatattttggttcatgatttttttagcaaacatttttttttttgcagatccCTTCCATTTTCTAACCATAGTTATTAATTATGTGTATTAGTGCTCAGCATAATGAGGCCCCGATCTGGGATCTGATACCAATCATGGCCTCTGATACTATGGAGACGCTGGTCTCAGTTGGGGTTTGTGCAGCATGCGGTAGAGTGGAGGCCCCAATCTTGGTCTGGTtctgtgcagcccctggcagAGTGGGGGCTCTGATTCTGGGGGGCACCTCTGCAGTGACAGCGCGCTAAGCTCAAGTGGGGTCATTTCTgtaaattaaataattaataatcataattaataatattGGACAACTTAGACAGTCCCTGTTCAGTGCCCTAACAACTGGACTGCAGCTGGTTGGGTGAAGATAAGCATGACTAGcatctttttcttctcttcccccaacccccagggAGATGGCGGCTACAGAAGAGACATCAAGGAGCCTATTTCAAGATCTGGATGTTAAAGTCCCTGGTATGTCCGAGAAGGATCTTGAAGAGCTAAAGGCTGCCATTGAAACAGGGAACCTTTCGGAAGCAGCTCAAAAAGCACAGGAGGCCCTGGAGCTGTCAAAAAACACCAACCTCAACATCGCCATCACGGGGGAGTCGGGATCTGGGAAATCGTCCTTCATCAACGCCCTGCTGGGCTTAGCCGACGATGATGAAGGAGCGGCAGAGGTTGGCATCACAGAAACAACAACAGAGCGAATCGCTTATCTGCATCCCACGCTCCCCAATGTGAAGATGTGGGACCTTCCTGGGATCGGGACTCCAAGTTTCCGGCCTGACACCTACCTTCAGCAGGTCAGCTTTGCCCACTATGACTTCTTCATCATTGTCACTTCGAAGTGCTTCAGATCCTGTAACGCAGACCTGGCCCAGGAGATCCAGAAGATGGGGAAGAAGTTCTACTTTGTGCGCTCCAAAGTGGACGAGGACCTGAGAAACGAAAGTAGAAAAAGAAACTACGACCAGGAGACCACCTTGCAGAAAATCCGAGACGACTGTGTGGAGAAGCTGAGGAGTGAAGGGGTAAACTCCCCGCAGGTTTTCCTCATTTCCAGGTGGGAATTTGACCAATACGATTCTCCCCAACTGCAGGAAACTCTAGCCAATGAACTGGACTCTCACAAGAGACACATTTTCCTCTTGGCGCTTCCCAACATCTCTAGGCCAATCCTGGATAAGAAAAAAGAAGCCCTGAAGAACCAGATCTGGAAACGAGCCCTGAAGTCATGCGCTATTGCGGCTGTTCCTATCCCCCACCTCTCTGTCTCATGTGATGTTGACAACCTGGTGGAATCCATGACCGAGTACTGCAAAGTCTTCGGTTTGGATGAAGAATCCCTCGATAGACTCTCCAAACAGGTCAAGAAACCCGTGTCTCAGTTGAAGGGTGTGATCAAGACCCCATTGGCCAAGGAACTATCAAGAGAAGATGCTTtggagctgctgggccaggttTCAGGTAGAGCAATGAGGCCACATCTCTATGTGCCTTTTATATCACCTGAGCCTACTGATCCTGCCTGGGAGCGAAGGGACAAGGCGATGGCTGAAATcacaataaattttaaaaagtacataaGCCTCTTACCAGTGTGTGGAACCCTCCTAGCTGCAGAGATCTCGTTGCTAGCCACATTCTACGCCCTGCATTCCTTTCTGGAAGGTGTTGCTGGGGATGCTCACCTGGTGCTCACCGAAGCTCTGGAGGTGGCAGAGAAAAAGTCAGTTTAGTGGCACCAAGGAGGATGGTCTTGCAGTCAGAGTGTTGGAGTGTGACTCAGGAGCCATCGGTTGTGTTCCTAGTTCTACCAAAGCCTGCCTGTGTGAGCTTTATCACATCTagtcatctctgtgcctcagtttcccttgccTATAACATGAGGAGAGTAATATTTTGTAGACTTTGTAAACTGGTTGGGgccagaagtcacctattacaggacaggaacaacaaagaaagtaacagaacaccactagctgtcacctacagccTGCAACTAAAACCTccccagcacatcatcaaggatctataacctatcctgaaggacaatccctcactctcatagagattgggagacaggccagtcttcacttgcagacagcctcccaacccgaagcaaatactcaccagcaactacacaccacataaCAGAAGCACTAACCCAGGagccaatccctgcaacaaaccccattgccaactctgtcagcatatctattcaagggacaccatcataggacctaaccacatcagccacaccatccggggctcattcacctgcacatctaccattGTGAcatatgccattatgtgccagccggacagtctctacgcaaaagaataaatggacagaaatcagacatcaggatTGTAACATTtgaaaaccagtcagagaacacttcaatctccctggacactcaataacagacctaagagtggccattcttcaacaaaacaacttcaaaaccagactccaacaagaaactgcagaactggaattaatttgcaaactggacaccatcaaattaggcctgaataaagatggtAGTGGAtaagtcactacaaaaagtaattttccctctgctgatactcacaactcccatcttttcatgtgctataatatatattctgcttactgtatttttcactccatgcatccaatgaagtggtttttagcccacgaaagcttatgtttaTGCttgagcttatgcccaaataaatttgttaatctcgtgttgtttttgctgatacagactaacacagctacccctctgaaatgtGTCTCCCTctatgtctgtgcagcgcctggcagaaCGGGGCCCAGATCTGACTCAGGATTGTAGAGATATGTTTGTTGAGGATTATAATTTAGAGACGCTCCCACATAATGGACTGTATTATGAGTGCAGGCATTTAGTGATGCACCCTGGAAGCTGAGTTGAGAACCCAGTATCGCTGGGCACAGCAGGTCACCACAGACAGAAACTCtctagtttgttttattaaaaattgcATTCCTGTGTCATTCACTGGTTTGTATGAGGAGACTGCAGTCATCGTGAAAGTAACGCCTGTGTTTGAAACTGAAAGCAGAGGCTAAGGGAGTGGAGCAGCAAACAGAGAAGAACAAAGGCTTGTGTATGTATTTTAAGAGCACAATAGTAGCTTGACTAGTTAAGAAGGGATAAAAAGCCAAAAATGGATGTGCTGCAATCTCCATCCAGTCTGCGGTTGTCAGGCAATGTTGTAGAGAACTGGAAATAATTCCTACACAGATTTGAATTGTATTTAACAGCCATggggcag
Encoded proteins:
- the LOC115640612 gene encoding interferon-inducible GTPase 5-like, with translation MAATEETSRSLFQDLDVKVPGMSEKDLEELKAAIETGNLSEAAQKAQEALELSKNTNLNIAITGESGSGKSSFINALLGLADDDEGAAEVGITETTTERIAYLHPTLPNVKMWDLPGIGTPSFRPDTYLQQVSFAHYDFFIIVTSKCFRSCNADLAQEIQKMGKKFYFVRSKVDEDLRNESRKRNYDQETTLQKIRDDCVEKLRSEGVNSPQVFLISRWEFDQYDSPQLQETLANELDSHKRHIFLLALPNISRPILDKKKEALKNQIWKRALKSCAIAAVPIPHLSVSCDVDNLVESMTEYCKVFGLDEESLDRLSKQVKKPVSQLKGVIKTPLAKELSREDALELLGQVSGRAMRPHLYVPFISPEPTDPAWERRDKAMAEITINFKKYISLLPVCGTLLAAEISLLATFYALHSFLEGVAGDAHLVLTEALEVAEKKSV